One region of Citrus sinensis cultivar Valencia sweet orange chromosome 6, DVS_A1.0, whole genome shotgun sequence genomic DNA includes:
- the LOC102613676 gene encoding protein RESPONSE TO ABA AND SALT 1-like: MSENPRARYNNDDNVASFETFFRAWLVRQEHLLDELISAQENHHQSRDEDLKELVKRVLAHYQQYYQEKSKVAQHNVFLLFAPTWFTPFEQTFFWIAGFNPTLAFRVVNESVKDLADEQRQRMDSLSVETRVEEKLLNDELARIQESVAGPTIMELARRRGRLGEWEMTEGEEVTESNLRASLESLVANADMLRTTTAAKVVEILDPLQNVKFFTAVARLQLRIRRWASHGESEKDES, from the coding sequence ATGTCCGAGAACCCACGAGCAAGATACAACAACGATGACAATGTTGCCTCGTTCGAGACTTTCTTTCGAGCATGGCTTGTACGCCAAGAGCATTTGCTTGACGAGTTGATTTCAGCTCAAGAAAATCACCATCAATCGCGAGACGAAGATCTTAAAGAATTGGTCAAACGGGTACTAGCTCACTATCAACAGTACTACCAAGAGAAATCAAAGGTCGCTCAACACAACGTTTTCTTGCTCTTTGCACCCACTTGGTTCACTCCCTTCGAGCAAACTTTCTTCTGGATAGCCGGCTTCAACCCGACGCTCGCCTTCCGGGTGGTCAACGAGTCAGTCAAAGACTTGGCGGACGAGCAGAGACAGCGTATGGATAGTCTATCGGTGGAGACAAGAGTGGAAGAAAAGTTACTCAATGATGAGCTGGCGCGAATCCAAGAGAGCGTGGCAGGCCCAACGATAATGGAGCTGGCGAGGAGGCGGGGACGGTTAGGTGAGTGGGAGATGACGGAGGGGGAGGAAGTGACGGAGAGCAATCTGAGGGCGTCGCTGGAGAGTCTGGTGGCGAATGCCGATATGTTAAGGACGACTACGGCGGCGAAGGTGGTGGAGATATTGGATCCGCTGCAGAATGTTAAGTTTTTCACGGCGGTGGCTCGGCTTCAGCTGAGGATTAGAAGGTGGGCATCGCACGGAGAGAGCGAGAAAGATGAAAGCTGA